A part of Sebastes umbrosus isolate fSebUmb1 chromosome 21, fSebUmb1.pri, whole genome shotgun sequence genomic DNA contains:
- the rrs1 gene encoding ribosome biogenesis regulatory protein homolog, translated as MASCSVEELLAKAEQEDAEKLKSISVQKELDLDFDIGNLLASDKNRIEWKKGEKKEDFLRVLARDNTQLLINEIWKRPTERVEEAIVTKLPEQTTPLPRTKPAPKRKAPTKWEEFAKLKGIQKKKKTNLVWDETAKDWKRRWGYQRAKDDTKEWLIEVPVTADPNEDQFAKRAKAKKERVAKNEYNRLKNIARAQKVKVPGVGLTPMAQQNKEDLSKAVSVAKVSTASAGRFQDRLPKEKPPKNTGKRRKFEPLIGDFSTEKHKQLELLKLMGGKGPKLDITRAVDKQIREENREEAAARFKKGAGKKGRRSNMGGKGGKGGKGGGGKFGGGKGGKAGGGGGKGKAGGGGGGGRRREGKAGGEGGKRRGKPGKR; from the coding sequence ATGGCTTCGTGTAGTGTGGAGGAGCTGTTAGCTAAAGCCGAACAAGAAGACGCAGAGAAACTGAAGAGCATCTCCGTTCAGAAGGAGCTGGACCTGGACTTTGACATCGGCAACCTGCTGGCTTCTGACAAAAACCGCATCGAGTGGAAGAAAGGCGAGAAGAAAGAGGACTTCTTACGGGTGTTAGCTCGGGACAACACGCAGCTTCTCATCAACGAGATCTGGAAACGGCCCACTGAGAGAGTCGAGGAGGCGATAGTGACAAAACTACCTGAACAAACAACACCTTTACCCAGAACCAAGCCAGCACCGAAGCGGAAAGCTCCGACAAAATGGGAAGAGTTCGCCAAACTGAAGGGCatccagaagaagaagaagaccaaCCTGGTGTGGGATGAAACAGCCAAAGACTGGAAGAGACGCTGGGGCTACCAAAGAGCCAAAGATGACACCAAAGAGTGGCTCATTGAGGTGCCTGTGACTGCAGATCCAAACGAGGACCAGTTTGCAAAACGTGCAAAAGCAAAGAAGGAAAGAGTGGCCAAGAATGAGTACAACCGGCTGAAGAACATCGCCAGAGCTCAGAAGGTCAAAGTGCCAGGTGTTGGGTTGACCCCCATGGCTCAGCAGAACAAAGAGGACCTCTCCAAAGCTGTGAGTGTGGCCAAAGTCTCCACAGCATCAGCTGGGAGGTTTCAGGACCGCCTGCCTAAAGAGAAACCACCTAAAAACACAGGCAAGAGGAGGAAGTTTGAGCCACTCATTGGTGACTTCTCCACTGAGAAGCACAAGCAGCTGGAGTTGTTGAAGCTGATGGGCGGCAAGGGGCCCAAGCTGGACATCACCAGGGCTGTGGACAAACAGatcagagaggagaacagagaggaggcTGCAGCCAGGTTCAAGAAGGGAGCAGGGAAGAAAGGACGCAGATCAAACATGGGTGGGAAGGGTGGGAAGGGTGGGAAAGGAGGTGGAGGTAAAtttggaggaggaaaaggaggtaaagctggaggaggaggaggaaaaggaaaagctggaggaggaggaggaggaggaagaagaagagaaggtaaagctggaggagaaggagggaagaggagaggcaaACCTGGGAAGCGTTGA
- the si:dkey-97a13.12 gene encoding uncharacterized protein si:dkey-97a13.12 — translation MQRIYMQSNEHFEVFTTVLAPQGRNRYRAEAEKMVVVHNYRPHWPDELELSLGDVILVLPRPEEERWFGRLQDGQQGYFPASCVMELSQVKALRRSLSLRSSASDNDSGVRSRHGNGHIRQALGRGSRGGGAGLDGGQGESEGPFPVRRPQIPVPQPVASPAQTHRSPSLLHRILSKCRKKSECQGATNGAFEGD, via the exons ATGCAGCGCATCTACATGCAAAGCAATGAACACTTTGAAGTCTTCACCACTGTCCTTGCTCCTCAAG GGAGGAATCGATACAGAGCAGAAGCTGAAAAG ATGGTAGTGGTGCACAACTACAGGCCCCACTGGCCAGATGAGCTGGAGCTGTCTCTGGGTGACGTCATCCTGGTGCTGCCCAgaccagaggaggagaggtggttTGGGCGGCTGCAGGACGGCCAGCAGGGATACTTCCCCGCCTCCTGTGTGATGGAGCTGAGCCAG GTGAAAGCCCTGCGAAGGAGTTTATCTCTGAGAAGCTCAGCGTCGGACAATGATTCGGGTGTACGCAGCAGACATGGAAA TGGACACATTCGGCAGGCACTCGGGAGGGGGAGCAGGGGAGGAGGAGCGGGACTGGATGGGGGCCAAGGCGAGAGCGAGGGCCCCTTCCCGGTGCGGAGGCCCCAGATCCCTGTGCCTCAGCCCGTGGCCTCCCCAGCTCAGACACACAGATCCCCAAGCCTGCTCCACAGGATCTTGTCCAAGTGCCGGAAAAAGAGTGAATGCCAGGGCGCCACCAACGGGGCCTTCGAGGGCGACTAA